CGCGGCTGATGGGCGGGTGGGGGTTCGAGGCGGCTCAGGGGGTGGGGGAGGTGAGTGTTCCGGTGCGGAGTGTGGTGGTTCCCGGGGTGCAGGACGGGCTCTTCTGAAGTGACCGGAGGGTCAAGAGATTGATCCCTTTCGGCAAGTCCGTGGACGGGGCCGCGGGGCGCGAGTCAGGGTTGGGGGCATGACCAACACGCCTGTGGCGGCCTTCGAGCCGCCCTATTACGCTGCGATTTTCACGTCCGTACGGACCGACGGCGACAACGGGTACGGCGAGACCGTCGACCGCATGCACGCCCTCGTACAGGACATGCCGGGGTTCCTCGGGTACGAGTCGGCCCGGGTGCCGGGCGGGGTCGGGATCACCGTCGCGTACTTCCGCGACGCCGAGTCCATACGCGGCTGGAAGCAGCACGCCGAGCACTCGGCTGCCAAGGAGCAGGGGCGCGCCCAGTGGTACGAGCGCTACACGCTGCACATCGCCAAGGTCGAGCACAGCCATGAGTGGGTGCGGGGGTAGGGGCGCGGCCGCAAGGGTTTCTCAGGGAATTCACAGGTTCGCGAAAGGGGGCTCTCAGGGCCGCCTCACAGGGTGAGGACCATGACCGCGACCTCGCCCCAGGGGCGTACCGAAATGCTCAGGCCCGACGGCAGCCCCGTCCGGGTGCTCGTCGTCGACGACGAGGCCTCGCTCGCCGAGCTGCTGTCCATGGCCCTGCGCTACGAGGGCTGGGAGGTGCGCAGCGCCGGGGACGGGGCCGGGGCCGTACGGTCCGCCCGTGACTTCCGGCCCGATGCCGTCGTCCTCGACGTGATGCTGCCCGACATGGACGGGCTCCAGGTGCTCGGCCGGCTGCGGCGCGAGCTGCCCGAGGTGCCGGTGCTCTTCCTGACCGCCAAGGACTCGGTCGAGGACCGCATCGCCGGGCTCACCGCCGGTGGTGATGACTACGTCACCAAGCCGTTCAGCCTGGAGGAGGTCGTGGCGCGGCTGCGCGGGCTGATCCGTCGGTCCGGTACTGCTGCGCTGCGGAGTGAATCGCTGCTGGCTGTCGGGGACTTGACGCTGGACGAGGACAGTCATGAGGTCGTGCGGAGTGGGACTTCCATCCACCTGACGGCGACCGAATTCGAGCTGCTGCGGTTCCTCATGCGCAACCCTCGGCGCGTGCTCAGCAAGGCGCAGATCCTTGACCGCGTTTGGAGTTACGACTTCGGGGGGCAGGCCAACGTCGTCGAGCTCTACATCTCGTACCTGCGGCGGAAGATCGACGCCGGGCGTACGCCGATGATCCACACCCGGCGCGGTGCGGGTTATCTGATCAAGCCCGGGGAGTGAGCGACTCCGTGGCGATTCCCGTACGCCCGCACCGCCAGCCGCGCGGCACCGGACGCCGGCCGTGGTCCTTGCGGACCCGGCTGGTGATGTCGGTCGTTGCGCTGGTGGCTGTTGTGGCTGCGGTGATCGGCACGGTGACGACCGTTGCGCTGCAGGACTCGATGTTCAACCAGTTGGACCGTCAGCTGACCGAGATCACCAAGCGCGCGCAGAACATGCCCGGGAACGCGCCCATCGGCAGCCCCGGACACCAGGGCGGTCAGGGCGGTCAGAACAACGACCCGACCTCGCTGGAGTTTGTCACCCTCGGTGGCCAGGGGGTCGGCACCGTCGGTGCTGTCCTGAACGGGGACACGGTTGTTGATACCGCGATCAGCACAGAAGCCCCGAGCGGTGGCCGGCCGGTGAGCAAGGACCTCACCTCGGCGCAGACCGCGGCGATAGCCACCGTCCCCGTCGACGGGAATCCGCACTCGGTGGACCTGCCGGGGATCGGCTCGTACCGGCTGGAGTCCGTGAACGTCGGCAGCGACACCACGATCGTCGTGGGCATCCCCGAGTCCAACGCCCTTGCCACCCTGCACAACTTGATCTGGGTCGAAATCTCCGTCACCGTCGCCGGCCTAGCCGCCGCCGGCGTAGCCGGCACCTTCCTCATCGGCGTCGCCCTCCGCCCCCTCCGCCGCGTCGCCTCCACCGCCACCCGCGTCTCCGAAATCCCCCTGCACAGCGGCGAAGTGGCCCTCTTCGAGCGTGTGCCCGACGCCGAGGCCGATCCCCGTACCGAGGTCGGGCAGGTCGGGGCCGCGCTCAATCGCATGCTGGGGCACGTCGGTTCGGCGCTCGCCGTGCGGCAGGAGAGCGAGACCCGCGTACGGCAGTTCGTCGCCGATGCCAGCCATGAGCTGCGCACGCCCCTCGCCTCCATCCGCGGATACGCCGAACTCACCCGGCGCGGACGGGAGGAGACCGGGCCCGACACCCGCCACGCACTCGGCCGGATCGAGTCCGAGGCCTCCCGTATGACCGGGCTCGTCGAGGACCTCCTCCTGCTCGCCCGCCTCGACGCGGGACGCCCGCTCTCCTACGAGAGCACCGATCTCTCACCCCTCGTCGTCGACGCCCTCAGCGACGCCCGCGCCGCAGCCGCCGGCCAGGACCACAAGTGGCGCCTCGAACTCCCCGACGACCCCGCCACCGTCCTCGGCGACGGCCCCCGCCTCCACCAGGTGCTGGTCAACCTCCTCGCCAACGCCCGCACCCACACACCCCCCGGCACCACCGTCACCGCCCGCGTCCAACACACCGGCCCCTGGGTCCTGTTGGAGATCCAGGACGACGGCCCCGGCATCCCCGCCGACCTCCTCCCGCACGTCTTCGAGCGCTTCGCCCGCGGCGACGCGTCCCGCTCCCGCAGCGCGGGCTCCACCGGTCTCGGCCTCGCCATCGTGCAGGCCGTCGTCACCGCCCACGGCGGCGGCGTGACCGTGCAGTCCGTGCCCGGGCGCACCGTCTTCGGCGTACACCTTCCCGTCCTGACCGACGACTCACAGGTTTGGCACAGAGAGACCACACCGAGGTGACAGCGCACTTAGCGAGGGTCGTTGTCATGCGAACCGACTCTTCTTTGGGCACTTTGCCGGCCCGGGAACACCTCCCCGTCGGCCCTGCTGGTGCCCCCGTGCTGGACGTGGTGATCCCCGTGTACAACGAGGAACAGGACCTCGAGCCCTGTGTGGTGAGACTCCACGACCACCTCGCCCGCACCTTCCCGTACGGCTTCCGGATCACCATCGCCGACAACGCGAGCACCGACCGGACTCCGGAGGTCTCGGCCCGCCTGGAGCAGACGCTGCAAGGCGTACGCGCCTTCCGGCTGGAGGAGAAGGGCCGGGGCAGGGCCCTGCGCACCGTGTGGTCCGCCTCCGACGCGCCCGTCCTCGCGTACATGGATGTCGACCTCTCCACCGACCTGAACGCGCTGCTGCCGCTCGTCGCCCCGCTGATCTCCGGTCACTCGGACCTGGCCATCGGGTCGCGCCTCGCGCGCAGTTCGAGGGTCGTACGCGGCCCCAAGCGCGAGTTCATCTCCCGCGCGTACAACCTGATCCTGCGCTCCTCGCTGCAGGCGCGCTTCAGCGACGCCCAGTGCGGGTTCAAGGCGATACGGCGCGACGTCGCCCAGCGGCTGCTGCCGATGGTCGAGGACACCGGGTGGTTCTTCGACACCGAGATGCTCGTGCTCGCCGAGCGCGCCGGGCTGCGCATCCACGAAGTCCCGGTCGACTGGGTCGACGACCCCGACTCGACCGTGCACATCTACCAGACCGCCGTCAACGACCTGAAGGGCGTATGGCGCGTGGGACGGGCGCTCGGCGGCGGCGCACTCCCCCTCGACCGGCTCGCACGCCCCTTCGGGGAGGACCCGCGCGACCGCGAACTGCCCGGTGTGCCCGGCGGACTCGCCCGCCAGCTGGTCGGCTTCTGTGTCGTCGGCGCTTTCTCCACGCTCTTCTATCTCCTCCTCTACTCCCTCTCCCGGCAGGCCGTCGGCCCCCAAGTGGCCAATGCCTTCGCCCTGTTGATCTCGGCGGTCGCCAACACCTCGTTCAATCGGCGGCTGACCTTCGGCGTACGAGGCCCGGACCGCGCCGTCCGCCACCAGGCCCAGGGACTGGTCGTCTTCGCCATCGGACTCGCCCTCACCAGCGGTTCGCTCGCCGCCCTCGACGCGGCGACCGACCACCCCCAGCACTCCACCGAACTGACCGTGCTGATCGCCGCCAACCTCGCAGCGACGGTGCTGCGCTTCCTGCTCTTCCGCATCTGGGTGTTCCCGGAGCGGCGTACGGACACGACTCAACAGCCCGACCCTGCACCCCAGTACGCCGTCCGCCCCGGAAGCCCCGACCAGAACCCGAGGAACGCACGATGACCACCCTCGAGCACGACCACCTCCCGGCCGCCCCGGCCGAGGCCCCGCCCGAACCGCCGCGCGGCTCCCGCGTTCAGCGGCTCTGGCGCGGCCGCCCCGAGGACGCCCGCTGGGTACGCCCCGCCTTCCTCGGCCTCCTCCTCGCCACCGCGCTGCTGTACCTGTGGAACCTCAGCGCCTCCGGCTACGCCAATTCCTTCTACTCCGCCGCCGTCCAGGCCGGCAGCCAGAGCTGGAAGGCCATGTTCTTCGGGTCGCTCGACTCGGCGAACGCCATCACCGTCGACAAGCCCCCGGCCGCCCTCTGGCCGATGGCTCTGTCCGTACGCATCTTCGGCCTCAACTCCTGGGCGATCCTGGTCCCCGAGGTCCTGATGGGCGTCGGCACGGTCGCCGTCCTGTACGCGGCCGTACGCCGCCGCTTCAGCGCCTCCGCCGGTCTGATCGCGGGCGTGGTGCTCGCGCTGACCCCGGTCGCGGCCCTGATGTTCCGCTTCAACAACCCCGACGCGCTGCTCGCGCTCCTGATGACCGTCACGGTCTACTGCGTGATCCGCGCGCT
The sequence above is drawn from the Streptomyces sp. NBC_01465 genome and encodes:
- a CDS encoding antibiotic biosynthesis monooxygenase family protein, with translation MTNTPVAAFEPPYYAAIFTSVRTDGDNGYGETVDRMHALVQDMPGFLGYESARVPGGVGITVAYFRDAESIRGWKQHAEHSAAKEQGRAQWYERYTLHIAKVEHSHEWVRG
- a CDS encoding response regulator transcription factor, yielding MTATSPQGRTEMLRPDGSPVRVLVVDDEASLAELLSMALRYEGWEVRSAGDGAGAVRSARDFRPDAVVLDVMLPDMDGLQVLGRLRRELPEVPVLFLTAKDSVEDRIAGLTAGGDDYVTKPFSLEEVVARLRGLIRRSGTAALRSESLLAVGDLTLDEDSHEVVRSGTSIHLTATEFELLRFLMRNPRRVLSKAQILDRVWSYDFGGQANVVELYISYLRRKIDAGRTPMIHTRRGAGYLIKPGE
- a CDS encoding sensor histidine kinase gives rise to the protein MSVVALVAVVAAVIGTVTTVALQDSMFNQLDRQLTEITKRAQNMPGNAPIGSPGHQGGQGGQNNDPTSLEFVTLGGQGVGTVGAVLNGDTVVDTAISTEAPSGGRPVSKDLTSAQTAAIATVPVDGNPHSVDLPGIGSYRLESVNVGSDTTIVVGIPESNALATLHNLIWVEISVTVAGLAAAGVAGTFLIGVALRPLRRVASTATRVSEIPLHSGEVALFERVPDAEADPRTEVGQVGAALNRMLGHVGSALAVRQESETRVRQFVADASHELRTPLASIRGYAELTRRGREETGPDTRHALGRIESEASRMTGLVEDLLLLARLDAGRPLSYESTDLSPLVVDALSDARAAAAGQDHKWRLELPDDPATVLGDGPRLHQVLVNLLANARTHTPPGTTVTARVQHTGPWVLLEIQDDGPGIPADLLPHVFERFARGDASRSRSAGSTGLGLAIVQAVVTAHGGGVTVQSVPGRTVFGVHLPVLTDDSQVWHRETTPR
- a CDS encoding glycosyltransferase, with amino-acid sequence MLDVVIPVYNEEQDLEPCVVRLHDHLARTFPYGFRITIADNASTDRTPEVSARLEQTLQGVRAFRLEEKGRGRALRTVWSASDAPVLAYMDVDLSTDLNALLPLVAPLISGHSDLAIGSRLARSSRVVRGPKREFISRAYNLILRSSLQARFSDAQCGFKAIRRDVAQRLLPMVEDTGWFFDTEMLVLAERAGLRIHEVPVDWVDDPDSTVHIYQTAVNDLKGVWRVGRALGGGALPLDRLARPFGEDPRDRELPGVPGGLARQLVGFCVVGAFSTLFYLLLYSLSRQAVGPQVANAFALLISAVANTSFNRRLTFGVRGPDRAVRHQAQGLVVFAIGLALTSGSLAALDAATDHPQHSTELTVLIAANLAATVLRFLLFRIWVFPERRTDTTQQPDPAPQYAVRPGSPDQNPRNAR